In one Gossypium hirsutum isolate 1008001.06 chromosome D09, Gossypium_hirsutum_v2.1, whole genome shotgun sequence genomic region, the following are encoded:
- the LOC107928587 gene encoding serine/threonine-protein kinase STY13 yields the protein MSYSEGETRNVIVSNGSITAAEELTINHNLLIDPKLLFIGSKIGEGAHGKVYEGRHGDRIVAIKVLHRGSTVEERAALESRFAREVNMMSRVKHENLVKFFGACKDPLMAIVTELLPGMSLRKYLVSIRPKVLDLHVALNFALDIARAMDCLHANGIIHRDLKPDNLLLTANQRSVKLADFGLAREESVTEMMTAETGTYRWMAPELYSTVTLRQGEKKHYNNKVDVYSFGIVLWELLTNRMPFEGMSNLQAAYAAAFKQERPSLPEDISPDLAFIIQSCWVEDPNMRPSFSQIMRMLNAFLFKLTPPSPSIPESDTSETAETSNGTTTELSVRTKGKFGFLRQLFTAKKTRNSQ from the exons ATGAGTTACAGCGAAGGAGAAACGAGAAACGTCATCGTTTCAAATGGCTCCATAACCGCTGCTGAAGAGTTGACCATCAATCACAATTTGCTCATTGACCCGAAATTGTTATTTATCGGCTCCAAAATCGGAGAAGGAGCTCATGGAAAAGTTTACGAAGGAAG GCATGGTGATCGGATTGTTGCCATTAAAGTTCTTCACCGTGGGAGTACTGTGGAGGAAAGAGCTGCACTTGAGAGTCGTTTTGCTCGCGAGGTTAACATGATGTCTCGAGTTAAACACGAGAACCTTGTCAAG TTCTTTGGCGCTTGTAAGGACCCGTTGATGGCAATAGTTACTGAGCTATTACCGGGAATGTCCCTTCGGAAGTATTTAGTTAGCATCCGTCCGAAAGTTTTAGACCTTCATGTGGCATTGAATTTTGCACTAGACATTGCTCGAGCCATGGATTGTCTGCACGCCAATGGGATTATACATAGGGATCTAAAGCCAG ACAACTTGCTGCTTACAGCAAACCAGAGATCTGTTAAACTTGCAGATTTTGGTCTTGCGAGGGAAGAATCTGTGACAGAGATGATGACTGCAGAGACTGGAACTTATCGCTGGATGGCCCCTGAG TTGTATAGCACGGTGACATTACGGCAGGGAGAGAAAAAACATTACAACAACAAGGTTGATGTCTACAGCTTTGGAATTGTCTTATGGGAATTATTGACCAACCGTATGCCGTTTGAGGGCATGTCCAATTTGCAGGCAGCTTATGCTGCTGCTTTTAAG CAAGAGCGACCTAGCCTTCCAGAGGATATATCACCTGATCTGGCGTTTATCATACAATCTTGTTGGGTTGAAGACCCTAACATGAGGCCGAGCTTCAGCCAGATAATGCGTATGCTGAATGCATTTCTCTTCAAACTCACGCCTCCTTCACCATCCATACCCGAATCTGACACCAGTGAGACTGCAGAAACTAGTAATGGAACCACGACCGAGTTATCTGTTCGAACAAAGGGGAAGTTTGGTTTCCTTCGCCAACTGTTCACTGCCAAGAAGACAAGGAACTCTCAATGA
- the LOC107941833 gene encoding MACPF domain-containing protein CAD1 translates to MGETENGYSPATHTAMNAVQAIGKGFDVNFDTRLLYCKGVTGSKIVEIDEGHGRDIYLYDQTVLPNVSRDIKNSQEPIGRLSSGVFNFNEMVEYFNKNANVSGSFPLGSFNSAFSFTGSTNINAATTKTLSMDGFYIPLAKFHLIKSPLVLQENVKRAVPTSWDPSSLSSFIENFGTHVITSVTIGGKDVIYVKQHHSSPLSTMEIKTYVQDIGNHRFSDKDSLTSSGQIKLKDKGLDTGIFISQGIYPQPTSVPSLNGKEDVTVIFRRRGGDDLEQNHTRWAKTVQSSPDVIEMTFYPITALLDGVAGKEHLIRAISLYLEYKPPMEELRYFLEFQTPRIWAPIQGTIPGHQRKEPICPSLRFSMMGQKLYVSQEQISVGRKPVTGLRLCLEGIKQNRLSIHLQYLVSLPKILLPHWDTHVAIGAPKWLGPEEQDSRWFVPVKWKSFSHVSTAPIENPESSIGDLSGVYIVTGAQLGVWDFGSRNVLYMKLLYSRIPGCTVRRSFWDHTPDDKPKKVVATAGSSGSEGNIVNKLAKFVDMSEMSKGPQDPPGHWLVTGGKLGVEKGKIVLRVKYSLLNY, encoded by the exons ATGGGGGAAACTGAAAATGGATATTCACCCGCCACCCACACTGCAATGAACGCAGTGCAAGCCATAGGGAAAGGATTCGATGTTAACTTCGACACTAGGTTGTTGTATTGTAAAGGTGTAACAGGTTCTAAGATAGTTGAAATCGATGAGGGACATGGTAGGGatatttacttatatgatcaAACTGTTCTCCCCAATGTTTCTAGAGATATCAAGAACTCTCAAGAGCCTATTGGCCGTCTCAGTTCTGGGGTTTTCAATTTTAATGAG ATGGtggaatattttaataaaaacgctAATGTGTCCGGTAGTTTTCCCCTTGGTAGTTTCAATTCTGCTTTTAGCTTTACTGGTTCAACAAATATTAATGCTGCAACCACAAAGACACTCTCTATGGATGGATTTTACATCCCACTTGCCAAGTTTCATCTAATAAAGTCCCCATTGGTATTGCAAGAAAATGTTAAACGGGCTGTCCCGACTTCCTGGGACCCGTCATCCTTGTCAAG TTTCATTGAAAATTTTGGGACACATGTCATCACTTCTGTAACTATCGGTGGTAAAGATGTGATATACGTCAAACAGCATCACTCGTCACCTTTGTCTACCATGGAGATTAAAACCTATGTTCAGGATATCGGAAATCATAGATTTTCAGACAAAGACAGCCTTACAAGTTCGGGTCAAATAAAGTTAAAGGACAAG GGTCTTGATACTGGCATTTTCATCAGTCAAGGGATATACCCTCAACCTACCAGTGTGCCATCTCTTAATGGGAAAGAG GATGTTACAGTCATTTTTCGGAGGAGGGGAGGAGATGATCTGGAGCAAAACCACACCCGGTGGGCAAAAACTGTCCAATCCTCTCCTGATGTCATTGAAATGACTTTCTATCCTATTACTGCTCTGCTTGATGGGGTAGCTGGAAAGGAGCATTTGATTCGTGCCATCAGTCTTTATCTTGAAT ACAAACCTCCAATGGAAGAACTAAGGTATTTTCTAGAGTTCCAGACTCCTAGGATATGGGCTCCTATACAGGGTACAATTCCTGGCCACCAAAGGAAGGAACCTATTTGCCCGTCTTTGCGATTCAGCATGATGGGGCAAAAACTTTATGTCAGCCAAGAACAG ATTTCAGTTGGACGAAAGCCGGTAACAGGCTTGCGGTTATGCCTTGAAGGAATTAAGCAGAACCGTCTAAGCATTCATCTTCAATACTTAGTATCTCTTCCGAAGATCCTACTTCCACACTGGGACACACATGTGGCTATTGGTGCTCCCAAGTGGCTAGGACCTGAGGAGCAAGATAGTAGATGGTTTGTGCCGGTGAAATGGAAGAGCTTTTCTCATGTTAGTACTGCACCAATCGAAAACCCTGAATCCTCTATAGGTGACCTCTCTGGTGTCTACATTGTCACTGGAGCACAACTTGGAGTGTGGGATTTTGGGTCAAGAAACGTCTTATACATGAAGCTGTTGTATTCTAGGATTCCAGGCTGCACGGTACGAAGATCTTTTTGGGATCACACTCCAGATGACAAACCAAAGAAAGTTGTGGCTACTGCGGGTAGTTCTGGCTCGGAAGGAAACATTGTAAACAAGTTGGCAAAATTTGTCGACATGTCTGAGATGAGCAAAGGACCGCAAGATCCTCCAGGTCATTGGTTGGTCACTGGTGGAAAGCTTGGTGTTGAGAAAGGCAAAATTGTTTTGAGAGTGAAGTACTCCTTGCTGAATTATTGA
- the LOC107941822 gene encoding non-specific lipid-transfer protein P3, whose product MAGLKLICGLVLLCMLVVEPMATTALTCGQVASETAGCIRYLQRGGNPPAACCNGVRNLNRQARTTRDRQTACRCLQTAARTISGINAKLAAGLPAKCGVKIPYKISPSTNCNRVR is encoded by the exons ATGGCTGGTCTCAAGCTTATTTGTGGCCTAGTACTGTTGTGCATGTTGGTGGTGGAACCCATGGCCACAACTGCTCTCACATGTGGACAAGTGGCAAGCGAAACGGCTGGTTGTATAAGGTATTTGCAGCGTGGAGGGAACCCTCCAGCTGCTTGCTGCAACGGAGTAAGGAACCTAAACAGGCAAGCTAGAACCACCCGTGACCGTCAAACTGCATGCAGATGCTTGCAAACTGCCGCTAGGACCATCTCCGGTATCAATGCTAAATTGGCTGCCGGTCTTCCGGCCAAATGCGGTGTCAAAATTCCTTACAAGATCAGCCCCTCCACTAACTGCAATAG AGTGAGATGA